The Gracilimonas sediminicola sequence AGGGAGCAGGAGTTTGGGTTTTATGCACTTGGGGAATACGAGATATTTTCAAATACATCAACATCACCGCGAAGCCTGAAGACTTTTTTCAGAGCCGGTGCGGTGAATCCGGACATTAATATGCTGAACGGATTTTTAGGCGGTGGATTTGTTTTTGACGGGTTGATACCGGGTCGCCCGGGTGATCAAACCGGTTTAGCGGTAGCTCATGCAATGGCGAGTCCTGAATACCGAAGCGTTACCTACCTGAATAGCTATAAACCAGAAAAAGCAGAAACCAATATTGAGTTTACGCATCAATTCGCATTAAATGATTATGTTCAGGTTCAGGGAAACGCCCAATATGTGCTTAACCCCGGCCTGGACGCCACGCTGGATGATGCCGTTGTTGTTGGCGCCCGCCTTGTAATTGGGTTTTAACCGATAATCAACATCTATTATGAAACCTTCACAAAAGCTTTTTTCAACTCTGTTGCTGGCCATAGCATTCAGCCTGTTAAACTTTTCAGCTGTAGCACAGGACGATTCATTTTTTATGGACGAACTTCGTGAGTTGTTTAAAAACGAATCACTGTCAGTGGGTGCCTTGGTTCAGGTTCAGGGTTTGTATGATTTTGACGATCAGGCACCGGCTTCATCCCGGAGTTTCTCACTTCCTACAGCACGAATTAAGTTAAGCGGAAAGCTGGACGGAGGCTTTAACTATGTAGTTCATTTTGATGCAGCCGACAATCCCATTCTGTTGGATGCTACCGCTGGATATAGCTTGAACAATGCATTTAATGTAACCGCCGGCGCCCAGAAACCGGGGATTAGTGCAGAATTTCTGAAAGGTCCTCAGGATCTCGATTTTGTGAGCCGCTCGCAGGTAGTTAAGGCGTTAGCAGAAAACCGGGATATCGGAGTGAGGGTGCATGGCCGCTTAGATCAGGGCTTGGGCTACTCAGTTGGGATGTTCAATGGAAACAACCTGCAGCCCAATGACAACGATGCCTTTTACTATGCCGGCCGGTTATCTTTTGATGCTGAATTTAAAGACGGGACCAACCTGGCTTTAGGGGCAAACGGATCCTACGGAGAGCAAGATAACAAGTCTATAGCCGCGGGAACGATCCCTTTCATAGATGGAGAGTATGCAATTTTCGGAGGAGATGTACGGGTTGAAAACAGCGGATTTATTATGGGCGGAGAGTTCCTTTCTGCATTGATTGACTACAGTCAGTCCGGCGAATTTGATGATACGATCATGGGCTATCAGGTTACC is a genomic window containing:
- a CDS encoding porin yields the protein MKPSQKLFSTLLLAIAFSLLNFSAVAQDDSFFMDELRELFKNESLSVGALVQVQGLYDFDDQAPASSRSFSLPTARIKLSGKLDGGFNYVVHFDAADNPILLDATAGYSLNNAFNVTAGAQKPGISAEFLKGPQDLDFVSRSQVVKALAENRDIGVRVHGRLDQGLGYSVGMFNGNNLQPNDNDAFYYAGRLSFDAEFKDGTNLALGANGSYGEQDNKSIAAGTIPFIDGEYAIFGGDVRVENSGFIMGGEFLSALIDYSQSGEFDDTIMGYQVTGGFKFLEKAQFLVRWDSFQSEDIPALNSDEIVIALNYLPSEQTKIRLNYIFPPEQAELENHRIAMNFQIGF